From one Bacteroidota bacterium genomic stretch:
- the rpmJ gene encoding 50S ribosomal protein L36, which yields MKVRPSLKKRSAECKIVRRKGRLYVINKKNPRFKMRQG from the coding sequence ATGAAAGTTCGCCCATCTCTCAAAAAGCGCAGCGCAGAATGTAAAATTGTGCGTAGAAAAGGCCGCTTGTATGTGATCAACAAAAAGAATCCACGCTTTAAAATGCGTCAGGGATAA
- the infA gene encoding translation initiation factor IF-1 — protein MSKQPAIEQDGTITEALSNATFRVELENGHEIIAHISGKMRMHYIKILPGDKVKVEMSPYDLTKGRITYRYK, from the coding sequence ATGTCGAAACAACCGGCCATCGAACAAGACGGTACGATTACAGAAGCCCTCTCTAACGCGACATTCCGTGTGGAGTTGGAGAACGGACATGAAATCATCGCGCATATCTCCGGAAAAATGAGAATGCATTACATTAAAATTCTTCCGGGTGATAAGGTGAAAGTAGAGATGTCGCCATATGATCTTACCAAAGGACGAATAACGTACCGCTATAAATAA
- the rpsM gene encoding 30S ribosomal protein S13 translates to MARISGIDLPKNKRGEIGLTYIFGIGKTSAQKILTEANVNWNKKVHEWDDDDLNKIRSIINESFKVEGALRSETQLNIKRLMDIGSYRGIRHRVGLPVRGQRTKNNCRTRKGKRKTVANKKKVTK, encoded by the coding sequence ATGGCTCGTATATCTGGTATTGATTTACCAAAAAATAAAAGAGGTGAGATAGGTCTCACTTACATCTTTGGCATAGGAAAGACCTCTGCTCAGAAGATCCTGACTGAAGCCAATGTAAATTGGAATAAGAAAGTTCATGAATGGGATGATGATGATCTGAATAAGATCCGCTCTATCATCAATGAGTCCTTCAAAGTAGAAGGTGCTCTTCGTTCAGAAACGCAGTTGAACATTAAACGCCTGATGGATATCGGCAGTTACCGTGGTATCCGTCATCGTGTAGGTTTGCCTGTTCGCGGTCAGCGTACTAAGAACAATTGTCGCACTCGTAAGGGTAAGCGTAAGACAGTTGCGAACAAAAAGAAAGTAACTAAATAA
- the rpsK gene encoding 30S ribosomal protein S11, with translation MAKQTKAVKKRVVKVEAAGEAHINATFNNIIISLTNTTGQVISWASAGKMGFRGSKKNTPYAAQLAAADCTKVAYEAGLRKVKVFVKGPGSGRESAIRTIHNSGVEVTEIVDITPIPHNGCRPPKRRRI, from the coding sequence ATGGCTAAACAAACTAAAGCCGTAAAGAAGAGAGTAGTAAAAGTGGAAGCAGCCGGCGAGGCCCACATCAATGCTACTTTCAATAATATTATTATCAGCCTTACCAATACTACCGGTCAGGTGATCTCCTGGGCTTCTGCAGGTAAAATGGGTTTTCGTGGTTCTAAAAAGAACACGCCCTATGCTGCCCAGTTGGCCGCTGCTGACTGTACTAAAGTAGCCTACGAGGCAGGACTGCGTAAAGTAAAGGTTTTTGTAAAAGGACCCGGTTCAGGTCGTGAATCTGCCATTCGTACGATTCATAACTCAGGTGTTGAGGTAACTGAAATAGTAGATATCACACCAATTCCTCACAATGGCTGCCGTCCTCCAAAGCGTCGCCGCATTTAA